In Paenibacillus hexagrammi, the following are encoded in one genomic region:
- a CDS encoding NAD(P)-binding protein, with protein sequence MNIAIMGAGLSGLACAITLEKHGITPSIFEKRSKIGDRFVNGEILLNIFTRPVHDGIASLSEKHGIFLHPTSSIQSLTLFSQHERAVIEGQLGFTNVRGREEDSYEFQLSRQVKAPISFNSDKTYEQLLKDFTHVVMATGDGEYAKQTRNFREDLSVSMKGATVEGSFDRYTVMAWMDYEIAPYGYGYVIPYSEKKPILSSLFPTAPSPRIYLSKISGCDFIKKLWQHSTKISMLPMSFRFQTILLRICRSARLANTFYTGNCFGSMMPFMGFGQYVALLTGIYAAYDLCGLGRYEELTKPLRQSYENSLVLRRAMEQLDNNDLDWVVSWLQSYIGEKLFQSKAINPLRIASYMLRPYIKLKQGVTT encoded by the coding sequence TTGAACATTGCCATCATGGGAGCTGGACTATCCGGGCTAGCCTGCGCAATCACACTAGAGAAGCACGGCATTACGCCAAGCATATTCGAGAAACGCAGCAAGATCGGCGATCGTTTTGTGAATGGAGAAATCCTGCTTAACATTTTTACCAGGCCTGTTCATGATGGTATCGCTTCCTTATCGGAAAAGCATGGTATCTTTCTTCATCCTACGTCCAGTATCCAAAGTCTTACTCTATTCTCCCAGCATGAACGGGCTGTAATCGAAGGACAGCTTGGATTTACCAATGTTCGGGGAAGAGAGGAGGATTCCTATGAATTCCAGCTTAGCCGGCAAGTGAAAGCCCCCATTTCATTTAACTCCGATAAAACCTACGAGCAGCTGCTCAAAGATTTTACACATGTCGTTATGGCTACAGGAGATGGCGAATATGCCAAACAAACGCGGAATTTTCGGGAGGATTTATCGGTTAGCATGAAAGGAGCTACAGTGGAAGGGTCCTTCGACCGCTATACGGTCATGGCCTGGATGGATTATGAGATTGCGCCTTACGGCTATGGGTATGTGATTCCATACTCGGAAAAGAAGCCAATCTTGTCATCGCTATTCCCGACCGCGCCGAGTCCGCGCATCTATCTATCGAAGATCTCTGGTTGCGATTTTATAAAAAAGTTATGGCAACACTCAACCAAGATCTCCATGTTACCGATGAGTTTCAGATTTCAAACTATCCTGTTGAGGATTTGCCGCAGTGCCAGGTTGGCTAATACTTTTTACACCGGAAATTGCTTTGGGAGCATGATGCCATTTATGGGTTTTGGTCAATATGTTGCCTTACTGACAGGGATATATGCTGCTTATGATTTATGCGGGTTAGGCCGCTATGAAGAACTGACAAAGCCCCTGCGACAAAGTTATGAAAATTCCCTCGTGCTGAGAAGAGCAATGGAACAACTGGACAATAACGACCTCGACTGGGTCGTAAGCTGGTTACAAAGCTATATCGGCGAAAAGCTGTTTCAAAGCAAAGCGATCAATCCTTTGCGAATCGCAAGCTATATGCTCAGACCTTATATCAAGTTAAAACAAGGAGTGACAACCTAA
- a CDS encoding DUF3231 family protein, with translation MSSPQFTALTASEIGYLWTGYTINEMSTWFLDVFHHHASDPDIKELYIYTLQINHEIVCKRKELLSSNGFPIPTGFATSDSNKAAPALYSDQFLLHYLQVGALLGLEFHSKALASGARSDVRSYFEECMNASVQLSQRVMDLLLSKGMYWRPPTLPIPAAQEKMQKPSYLNGWLGDTRPLNSMEIANLYASLRILSFTETLSMGFAQIAETQAVKELLLEGSSSAKQQFRELAQLLDKDSLPSPPTYIGEITDTKQKLFSDRIMVSHIAGVYGSILTQYGYSLGSVMKHDLLSSYTALIGKAGTFSEKLTKFMINQEWLEKVPGAVDRQALVFG, from the coding sequence ATGAGCAGTCCACAATTCACTGCTTTAACCGCCTCTGAAATTGGCTATCTATGGACTGGCTATACCATCAACGAAATGTCGACGTGGTTTTTGGATGTGTTCCATCATCATGCATCCGATCCAGACATTAAGGAATTATATATCTATACCTTACAGATCAATCATGAAATTGTGTGTAAACGAAAAGAACTTCTTTCCAGTAACGGATTTCCGATCCCTACTGGCTTCGCTACCTCTGACAGTAATAAAGCGGCTCCCGCTTTGTATAGCGATCAATTCCTGCTTCATTATCTTCAAGTTGGAGCTTTACTTGGCCTTGAATTTCATTCGAAAGCACTAGCTTCCGGTGCCCGGTCTGATGTACGCAGTTATTTCGAGGAATGTATGAACGCTTCTGTACAGCTTTCACAGCGGGTGATGGACCTTCTTTTGTCCAAAGGGATGTATTGGCGCCCACCAACCCTTCCAATACCGGCAGCACAAGAAAAGATGCAAAAGCCAAGCTATCTCAACGGATGGCTGGGTGATACTCGTCCCTTGAACAGCATGGAAATAGCCAATTTGTATGCCTCTCTACGAATTCTCAGCTTCACTGAGACATTGAGCATGGGATTCGCGCAAATCGCTGAAACCCAGGCGGTAAAGGAACTTTTACTAGAAGGCAGCTCTTCAGCCAAACAACAGTTCAGGGAGCTTGCCCAGCTGCTCGATAAGGACTCGTTACCTTCACCGCCTACCTATATCGGAGAAATCACCGACACGAAACAAAAGCTGTTTTCCGACCGAATTATGGTTAGTCATATCGCCGGTGTATATGGTTCCATCTTGACACAATACGGATACTCTCTTGGATCTGTCATGAAGCATGATCTACTAAGCAGTTATACGGCACTTATCGGCAAAGCAGGGACCTTCTCGGAGAAACTCACGAAATTCATGATCAATCAAGAATGGCTGGAAAAAGTTCCTGGAGCCGTTGATCGCCAAGCATTAGTCTTCGGTTAA
- a CDS encoding sensor domain-containing diguanylate cyclase: MLLHTSFPFSTLFSFFIFIILMLYSMRFRNTTGANYFIFTMFLNAILALASIGELTSTDMSIKLMWRNLEQIPLFASPITVYGMIMELTGIDVQKVRKHLFWLSIPCAIYLLLIFTDSTHHLMRSYISIEPFGGLSRIHVQSTSLGLLFIGYTRAIGLFVIGRLILSLRSVFRYNRIQYGLILASTVIPFILTFLTTIMDIEVSVSASAVPGGLLLGLAIFHYKLLRVRPMVKDLVIEHMREGVVVLDPEGIVLDLNPSAVQIIRKIGIHLHSNKILGHHINVILEERPDLLERYEYYESKDANESRFDAPPYHYSVSYIPILSRNRLAGSVLICTDISERVAYESELLRQATVDGLTQVYNRQYMLETSNNMLKEYTVISFMLIDIDYFKSINDQYGHQAGDYALTQVAALIQETAEQYGIVGRMGGEEFAITLPNMDMSKALWLAELIRQRVEQAIFTGHNSVTMRCTVSIGVTAKKDNQTSFTELYQEADDRLYRSKHKGRNQVTTS, translated from the coding sequence ATGCTGCTTCATACAAGCTTTCCGTTCTCAACGCTGTTCAGCTTTTTCATATTTATCATCTTAATGCTGTATTCGATGCGTTTTCGTAACACTACAGGTGCCAATTATTTTATTTTCACAATGTTTTTAAACGCTATTTTGGCCTTGGCCAGCATTGGAGAGCTTACAAGCACGGATATGTCCATAAAATTAATGTGGCGTAATCTCGAACAAATTCCTCTGTTTGCCTCACCTATAACGGTCTATGGAATGATCATGGAGCTGACTGGGATCGATGTGCAGAAGGTCCGCAAGCATTTATTCTGGCTTAGCATTCCCTGCGCCATATATTTGTTACTTATTTTTACCGATTCCACCCATCATTTGATGCGAAGCTACATATCTATAGAGCCATTCGGCGGGCTGTCAAGAATCCATGTACAATCTACAAGCTTGGGCTTACTGTTTATTGGATACACTCGAGCAATCGGCCTGTTCGTTATAGGTAGACTAATTTTAAGTCTAAGAAGTGTATTTCGGTATAACCGTATCCAATATGGACTGATTCTGGCTAGTACCGTAATCCCTTTCATTCTTACATTCCTGACTACTATTATGGATATAGAAGTAAGCGTGTCTGCCTCTGCCGTTCCCGGTGGATTGCTCTTAGGTTTGGCCATATTTCACTACAAACTGCTTCGTGTCCGCCCCATGGTGAAAGATTTGGTCATCGAGCATATGCGTGAAGGTGTGGTTGTTCTGGATCCTGAAGGTATCGTCCTAGACTTAAACCCCTCCGCTGTACAAATTATTCGAAAAATAGGTATCCATCTTCATTCTAACAAAATCTTAGGACACCATATCAACGTCATTCTTGAGGAAAGACCCGACTTGCTCGAACGTTATGAATATTATGAATCTAAGGATGCGAATGAATCTCGGTTTGATGCGCCACCTTACCATTATTCGGTCAGTTACATTCCTATCCTGTCGAGAAATCGGCTTGCAGGGTCAGTCCTGATCTGTACCGATATTAGTGAGCGGGTAGCCTACGAATCCGAACTGCTTCGACAAGCTACTGTTGATGGGCTAACTCAAGTTTATAATCGTCAGTACATGCTAGAAACGAGTAATAACATGTTGAAAGAGTATACCGTGATATCCTTCATGCTGATCGATATCGATTACTTTAAATCCATTAACGATCAATACGGTCATCAAGCTGGGGACTATGCTCTAACTCAGGTAGCCGCGCTTATTCAAGAAACTGCCGAACAATATGGAATAGTGGGTAGGATGGGCGGCGAGGAGTTTGCCATAACACTTCCTAATATGGACATGAGTAAGGCTCTATGGTTAGCCGAGCTCATTCGCCAAAGGGTAGAACAAGCCATTTTTACAGGACATAACAGCGTCACTATGCGTTGTACAGTCAGCATCGGAGTTACCGCGAAAAAAGATAACCAGACATCATTCACTGAATTGTATCAAGAAGCGGATGACCGGCTATATCGATCTAAACATAAGGGACGCAATCAAGTTACGACAAGCTAA
- a CDS encoding sensor histidine kinase, translating to MESTLHALTLGPLPRPLYMPAIQQSVTIMNEFYLIALVLFIVVGWVIATRFASYFSKPIVTLQQMTHRIIQFDFSERWKGTRKDELGNLGDNMNRLMVIIGEFIEELRGKNELLEDELERKNSMERMRKQFVSNVSHELKTPIALIQGYAEGLRQNVHEDTESRNEYCDVIIDEAKKMNELVRELLLLSQLESGHTVLQQEVFDIHDSIQTSVSRFQSLYAKRRIHFELEFEESPCLVFGDRSKINQVLNNYVSNAVFFLNDKNKIRIRTGIAGNTLRVSVHNTGPHIPEEELEPIWTSFYKVDKARTRGEGGTGLGLSIVKQIMNLHQMHFGAANVEDGVEFWFELPLYDEKRPANL from the coding sequence GTGGAGAGCACACTCCATGCGCTAACGCTTGGACCGCTTCCTCGTCCTCTTTACATGCCGGCCATTCAGCAAAGCGTCACGATTATGAATGAATTCTACTTGATTGCCCTCGTTCTCTTCATCGTAGTTGGTTGGGTAATCGCCACCCGGTTTGCTTCCTATTTTTCCAAGCCGATCGTGACCTTGCAGCAAATGACGCACAGGATAATTCAATTCGATTTTAGTGAGCGATGGAAGGGAACGAGGAAGGATGAGCTAGGGAACCTCGGGGATAACATGAACCGGCTCATGGTGATTATCGGTGAATTTATCGAAGAATTGAGAGGCAAGAACGAGCTGCTTGAGGATGAATTGGAACGTAAGAACAGCATGGAACGAATGCGAAAGCAGTTTGTTTCCAACGTCTCTCACGAATTAAAAACGCCGATTGCGCTCATTCAGGGCTATGCCGAAGGACTCCGGCAAAACGTTCACGAAGATACGGAGAGCCGAAACGAATACTGCGATGTCATTATTGATGAAGCGAAAAAAATGAATGAGCTGGTCAGGGAGCTTCTCCTTCTGTCCCAGCTGGAATCAGGGCACACAGTTCTTCAGCAAGAAGTTTTTGATATCCATGACAGCATTCAAACATCCGTATCACGATTTCAAAGCTTATATGCTAAGCGGAGAATACATTTTGAGCTGGAATTCGAGGAGAGCCCGTGCCTGGTTTTCGGTGACCGTTCCAAGATCAATCAAGTCTTGAACAATTATGTATCGAACGCTGTTTTCTTTTTGAACGATAAGAATAAAATTCGGATTAGAACAGGCATTGCAGGCAATACCTTACGGGTTTCCGTACACAATACCGGACCTCATATTCCGGAGGAAGAATTGGAGCCTATTTGGACGAGCTTTTACAAAGTGGACAAAGCGAGAACAAGAGGGGAAGGCGGGACGGGGCTTGGCTTATCAATTGTGAAGCAAATTATGAATCTTCATCAAATGCATTTTGGCGCCGCGAATGTAGAGGACGGTGTTGAATTTTGGTTCGAACTCCCTTTATACGATGAAAAGCGACCAGCAAACCTTTGA
- a CDS encoding PspA/IM30 family protein, whose protein sequence is MGILSRIKNVILAETNEMLDKYEQSVHMVNHYLREFEQELAKGQKALANQLFIEKRQVAMIAEVEAVIEKRDRQAKLAVDQGEDHIARLALQEKLMQEKKLAAYTQQYEAIKEQTRTLEERIGQLLVQSEEFNHRRLLLASRINIASSMKQMSQAAVSFQTENVSKGFARAEEQVLRMEADIEAMAHFSSPVKRSAPQYVDPNLKDEIELALDELKQHRQ, encoded by the coding sequence ATGGGAATCTTAAGCCGAATCAAGAATGTCATTCTGGCGGAAACCAACGAAATGTTGGATAAATACGAGCAGTCGGTCCATATGGTGAATCATTATCTTCGCGAATTTGAACAAGAGCTGGCCAAAGGGCAAAAAGCGCTGGCTAACCAATTATTTATTGAAAAAAGACAAGTCGCTATGATCGCTGAGGTCGAAGCGGTTATTGAAAAAAGAGATCGCCAAGCCAAGCTGGCAGTGGATCAAGGTGAAGATCACATTGCTAGGCTGGCTTTACAGGAAAAGCTTATGCAGGAGAAAAAGCTGGCCGCTTACACGCAGCAATATGAAGCAATCAAGGAGCAAACCCGAACATTGGAAGAACGGATCGGACAGCTCCTCGTACAATCGGAAGAATTCAACCATCGCCGGCTGCTTCTGGCTTCCCGGATTAATATCGCAAGCTCCATGAAACAAATGAGCCAAGCAGCGGTCTCCTTTCAAACGGAGAATGTCAGCAAAGGCTTTGCACGCGCGGAAGAGCAGGTGCTGAGGATGGAAGCAGATATTGAGGCCATGGCTCATTTTTCTTCCCCTGTCAAGCGATCGGCGCCTCAATATGTGGATCCCAATCTGAAGGATGAGATTGAGCTTGCACTGGATGAATTGAAGCAACATAGGCAGTAG
- a CDS encoding apurinic/apyrimidinic endonuclease family protein: MRLGKQWLKRLFILALIFAVIGVGVAWAAGWDKSHYEQAFHQVKQNAVPYMPWGHGKSQMTMNDHYDRGSMHGGFDRHHDLGEGLAALMGIMLGAAALYWVLKRRRKLVGMFTANAGSAAPAVIPSTSDFLDQWEQNQMKIKEMN; encoded by the coding sequence ATGAGACTCGGTAAACAATGGCTCAAACGATTGTTCATTCTCGCTCTTATTTTCGCGGTGATTGGAGTCGGAGTAGCGTGGGCTGCCGGATGGGACAAGTCCCATTATGAGCAAGCTTTTCATCAAGTGAAGCAAAACGCAGTTCCGTATATGCCTTGGGGACATGGGAAGTCCCAGATGACAATGAATGATCATTATGATAGGGGCAGCATGCATGGAGGTTTTGACAGACATCACGACCTGGGCGAAGGCTTGGCGGCCCTAATGGGTATCATGCTAGGCGCGGCAGCGCTATATTGGGTGCTGAAAAGAAGAAGAAAATTGGTTGGAATGTTCACAGCGAATGCAGGATCTGCAGCACCTGCAGTTATTCCGTCTACATCTGATTTTCTGGATCAATGGGAACAAAATCAAATGAAAATAAAGGAGATGAACTAA
- a CDS encoding sensor histidine kinase: MIFILFLAVAIWLSYSMSKKAMIPIQTVYHQQQQFLADASHELRTPLTIMNTSFDVIELEHGEDFTPYTKEVLADMKDEVGRMSRLVQHLLLLARSDSGSVQFETVSFDLVPKLRLWVQAFESLARQKCISIRAEFPEELIVMGDLERIKQVVYILLDNAMKYTPEEGVVDVMLEAASKRWVLSIKDTGIGIPEEDRSRIFDRFYRAEKHRSREEGSAGLGLSIAKWIVEAHKGSIEVVSSVGHGSTFIVKIPHK, translated from the coding sequence GTGATTTTCATTCTATTTCTTGCCGTTGCGATCTGGCTCAGCTATTCCATGTCCAAGAAAGCGATGATTCCTATTCAGACAGTCTACCATCAGCAGCAGCAGTTTTTAGCGGACGCCTCTCATGAGCTCAGGACACCGCTTACGATTATGAATACGTCATTCGATGTGATCGAGCTGGAGCACGGAGAAGACTTTACTCCTTATACCAAAGAAGTGCTAGCCGATATGAAAGATGAGGTCGGCCGGATGAGCCGCTTGGTACAGCACCTGCTGCTCTTGGCACGTTCCGATTCTGGATCTGTACAATTTGAAACGGTCTCCTTTGATTTAGTACCGAAGCTGCGTCTCTGGGTACAGGCCTTTGAGTCTTTGGCTAGACAGAAGTGCATTTCGATCCGTGCCGAGTTCCCTGAGGAGCTTATCGTTATGGGAGACCTCGAGCGTATCAAACAGGTCGTCTATATCCTTTTGGACAATGCGATGAAATATACGCCGGAGGAAGGCGTCGTTGATGTCATGCTGGAGGCTGCATCCAAGAGATGGGTGCTTTCCATCAAGGATACGGGGATCGGCATTCCTGAGGAGGATAGATCACGGATCTTCGACCGGTTTTACCGTGCTGAGAAGCATCGCTCCAGAGAGGAAGGAAGCGCAGGACTGGGCTTATCCATTGCCAAGTGGATTGTTGAGGCTCACAAAGGGTCCATTGAGGTAGTAAGCAGCGTCGGTCATGGAAGCACTTTTATAGTAAAAATTCCACATAAATAG
- a CDS encoding response regulator transcription factor — protein MNLLLAEDDNKLGKLMKYVLEKKGNYHVDWVDNGEDAFQYARAAVYDVCIIDWMMPGVDGIEVCKRLRALNYSQAILLLTAKDSLQDKIVGLDAGADDYLTKPFEMEELLARLRSLTRRNYAPLQQDITTFGEFTLNRSSRQLFRCSEEILLSQREYQLLDLLVQNEGNALTREVILDRIWGIGSDVSYKNVDVTIKMLRNKLEAESGGKPWIQSVRGGLAIDLIRDWIRNKAKKKDVFIQTQKKLTMTYAGLIILFLVLFAVVAISLMLGVEYKEQRQSLQSAMYASEGGRPEIPDLANSSDQELFFYYILDGSDHVIAGSEAVPMGRSLNMAQIAGWHPNADEYRLAYIRPGHTHEPFHDHEREQGFKKLKRDDRLLLMGPVLSKL, from the coding sequence ATGAACCTTCTTCTTGCTGAAGACGATAACAAACTGGGGAAATTAATGAAGTATGTATTAGAGAAAAAAGGGAATTATCACGTGGACTGGGTGGATAATGGGGAAGACGCTTTTCAATATGCCCGCGCTGCAGTCTATGATGTATGTATCATTGATTGGATGATGCCGGGAGTTGATGGGATCGAGGTGTGCAAGAGGCTCAGAGCATTGAACTATTCTCAGGCCATCCTCCTCCTTACGGCTAAAGATTCTTTGCAAGATAAAATTGTCGGCTTGGATGCAGGGGCCGATGATTATCTGACAAAGCCTTTTGAAATGGAGGAGCTGCTTGCTCGCCTGCGGTCGCTGACACGGCGTAATTATGCGCCTCTTCAACAAGATATCACTACTTTTGGAGAGTTCACGCTCAACCGCAGCTCCCGCCAATTATTTAGATGTTCAGAGGAAATTCTTCTTTCCCAACGGGAGTACCAGCTGCTTGATTTACTTGTGCAGAATGAAGGTAATGCGCTCACGAGAGAGGTTATATTGGACCGCATCTGGGGGATCGGAAGCGATGTGTCCTACAAGAACGTGGACGTTACGATCAAGATGCTTCGGAATAAATTGGAGGCTGAGAGCGGTGGGAAACCGTGGATCCAAAGTGTTCGGGGGGGGTTGGCTATCGATTTGATACGTGATTGGATACGCAATAAAGCCAAGAAGAAAGATGTGTTTATTCAAACACAAAAGAAATTAACCATGACCTATGCAGGGCTGATCATTCTTTTTTTAGTGCTATTCGCTGTTGTTGCGATTAGCCTTATGCTCGGAGTGGAGTACAAGGAGCAGCGCCAAAGCCTGCAATCGGCCATGTATGCTTCCGAGGGTGGCAGACCCGAGATACCCGATCTTGCGAATTCAAGCGATCAGGAGCTGTTCTTCTATTACATCCTGGATGGTTCTGATCATGTTATTGCGGGCAGTGAGGCTGTACCGATGGGCAGAAGTCTGAATATGGCTCAAATCGCCGGTTGGCATCCAAATGCTGACGAATATCGACTGGCTTATATTCGGCCGGGCCATACTCATGAGCCATTTCATGATCATGAACGAGAACAGGGTTTCAAGAAACTGAAAAGGGATGATAGGCTTCTTTTAATGGGGCCCGTCCTCTCAAAACTTTGA
- a CDS encoding PepSY-associated TM helix domain-containing protein gives MRKFRQLHLWIGLITSLFILVEAITGLLLSETWLMGQTSSQKEMRMPAQSTNPSASPTAGSTGNSTDANANTAVSRKPEGFGQQGSSLAGWVHQLHEGRVGSTNLKWLVDITAIALIILTLTGIALSIQTLRAQSRSRKRRNG, from the coding sequence TTGAGAAAATTTCGTCAGCTTCACCTCTGGATTGGGCTTATCACCTCCCTCTTTATCTTAGTGGAGGCCATCACCGGATTACTACTGTCCGAGACCTGGCTTATGGGTCAAACCTCCTCTCAGAAAGAGATGAGGATGCCTGCGCAATCCACAAACCCTAGCGCCTCGCCCACTGCAGGCAGTACCGGAAACAGTACGGATGCGAATGCAAATACAGCAGTGTCACGAAAACCCGAAGGCTTCGGCCAACAAGGAAGCTCGCTAGCCGGATGGGTTCATCAGCTGCACGAAGGCCGTGTAGGATCAACGAATCTGAAATGGCTGGTAGACATCACGGCTATTGCACTGATTATTTTGACACTGACTGGAATTGCCCTATCGATTCAAACGTTAAGAGCACAAAGCAGAAGTAGAAAGCGAAGAAACGGATGA
- a CDS encoding SDR family NAD(P)-dependent oxidoreductase: MGTEAYIRTALITGASNGIGLELTRNLLKENWEVIGLNRSRFPAQDHLLQHAAHTGKLREYNADLTDFTQLKRALELMKAKERKVDVIFNNAGASLNELRYSRQGREMHFDLQTVAPYIVIMEMKELLKQGELRTVVNTSTSAFTFMKSFHTEALERPESFKKLFGPYAATKLALSLWTKELAPLAAKDGIILRSVDPGGNNTIREGKNSGLPIYLKLAMKWFFPPPSKGASLLYDAALGQHGDATGIFLMKGKVTELKYTDQGRHVLEKVQAIYEEEFKTIHIA; this comes from the coding sequence ATGGGGACAGAAGCATACATTCGAACCGCTCTGATAACAGGCGCAAGTAACGGAATTGGATTGGAGTTGACTCGTAACTTACTGAAGGAGAATTGGGAAGTGATTGGGTTAAACCGATCGAGGTTTCCTGCTCAGGATCATTTGCTTCAGCATGCAGCTCACACCGGCAAGTTGCGGGAATATAACGCCGATCTGACGGATTTCACACAATTAAAGCGGGCGCTCGAATTGATGAAAGCGAAAGAGAGAAAAGTCGATGTGATCTTCAATAATGCCGGCGCAAGCTTAAATGAATTGAGGTATTCGAGGCAGGGGAGAGAAATGCATTTCGATCTGCAAACCGTAGCGCCTTACATCGTAATTATGGAAATGAAGGAGCTATTGAAGCAGGGAGAGCTTCGAACCGTGGTCAACACATCTACGAGTGCTTTTACATTTATGAAGTCGTTTCATACCGAAGCATTGGAACGTCCTGAATCATTCAAGAAATTATTCGGGCCCTACGCCGCAACGAAGCTTGCTTTATCCTTATGGACGAAGGAGCTTGCTCCGCTGGCTGCAAAGGACGGCATCATCCTGAGAAGTGTGGACCCTGGCGGTAATAATACCATTCGAGAAGGGAAAAATTCCGGCCTGCCGATATACTTGAAACTAGCTATGAAATGGTTCTTCCCTCCGCCCAGTAAAGGAGCTTCGTTACTTTATGATGCAGCGCTTGGGCAGCATGGTGATGCAACCGGAATATTTTTAATGAAAGGGAAGGTTACGGAGTTGAAGTATACGGATCAAGGACGACATGTGCTGGAGAAGGTACAAGCGATTTACGAAGAGGAATTTAAAACGATTCATATTGCATAG
- a CDS encoding MerR family transcriptional regulator, with the protein MTFTIKETAIQTGLSEDTIRYYEKIGLLPRAERKQNKHRVYHAEDIETMRIVTCLKKTGMSLDSMKPILQLSQDGNLGEYSELTPLLQEHKKKIEQQISSLQQIVDFIDGQLKAGHTGGNKEECTLVEPVRKSPLVQRR; encoded by the coding sequence GTGACGTTTACGATTAAGGAGACTGCCATTCAAACCGGGCTGTCGGAGGATACGATTCGCTACTATGAGAAGATTGGCTTGCTGCCGCGTGCGGAGAGGAAGCAAAACAAGCATCGCGTGTACCATGCGGAAGATATCGAAACGATGCGCATCGTTACCTGTCTGAAGAAAACCGGCATGTCCCTGGACAGCATGAAACCGATACTCCAGCTTTCTCAGGATGGAAATTTGGGCGAGTATTCGGAGCTAACCCCCCTACTGCAGGAGCATAAAAAGAAGATCGAACAGCAAATATCTTCCCTGCAGCAAATTGTTGATTTTATCGATGGCCAATTAAAGGCGGGACACACAGGGGGGAACAAGGAAGAATGTACCTTAGTGGAACCAGTGAGGAAATCGCCTTTGGTTCAGCGGAGGTGA
- a CDS encoding cysteine hydrolase family protein translates to MQQQSSKPALLVMDIQNGIVSRFANDGSLLVPIQQAVETARKQKIPVIFVRVGFSEGYPEVSPRNKAFSAISSRGGMTVLDPSTQIHESVKPQADEPVVTKYRVSAFAGSNLEVILRAHQIDTLILCGIATSGVILSTLREAADKDYALTVLSDACLDADPEVHRVLMEKVFPRQADVMTVDEWISKG, encoded by the coding sequence ATGCAGCAGCAATCTAGCAAACCTGCACTGCTTGTCATGGATATACAAAATGGAATCGTCTCACGCTTCGCAAATGATGGGAGCTTGCTGGTCCCTATTCAGCAAGCCGTCGAGACCGCGCGTAAACAAAAGATCCCCGTTATCTTTGTCCGAGTCGGATTTAGTGAAGGATACCCGGAAGTAAGCCCGCGGAACAAGGCCTTCTCCGCAATATCTTCAAGGGGCGGCATGACGGTCCTGGACCCGTCTACACAGATCCATGAGTCTGTTAAGCCGCAAGCCGATGAACCCGTTGTCACCAAATATCGCGTCAGTGCTTTTGCCGGAAGCAATTTGGAAGTTATCCTCCGCGCCCATCAGATCGATACGCTAATCCTTTGCGGTATCGCAACAAGCGGCGTCATTCTCTCTACGCTGCGGGAAGCGGCAGATAAAGACTATGCCTTGACGGTGCTATCCGACGCATGTCTGGATGCTGACCCGGAGGTGCACCGCGTGCTTATGGAAAAGGTATTTCCTCGTCAAGCCGATGTCATGACGGTAGATGAATGGATCAGTAAAGGATAA
- a CDS encoding M24 family metallopeptidase — MRRGEPILVDLGCMIDGYVIDQTRTLVIGGLEPELQRAYEVAEQVLRATEERLQPGTISEHLYLLALDQVHEAGLSAHFMGHGSDQVKFLGHGIGLEIDELPVLAKGFTYPLAPGMVIAIEPKFTFPGKGVVGVEDTYLITETGFEKLTVTRPGLIVL, encoded by the coding sequence ATCCGGCGCGGCGAGCCGATTCTCGTCGATCTGGGCTGCATGATCGACGGTTATGTCATCGATCAGACGCGCACGCTGGTGATCGGCGGTCTAGAACCGGAGCTGCAGCGGGCGTATGAGGTGGCGGAGCAGGTGCTCCGCGCCACAGAGGAGAGGCTGCAGCCGGGGACGATCAGCGAGCACTTGTATCTGCTCGCGCTCGATCAAGTTCATGAAGCGGGCTTAAGCGCCCACTTCATGGGGCATGGCTCTGACCAAGTGAAATTCCTTGGTCATGGCATCGGGCTCGAGATTGACGAGCTGCCTGTTCTCGCCAAAGGCTTTACCTATCCGCTCGCACCAGGTATGGTTATCGCGATCGAACCGAAATTTACATTTCCCGGCAAGGGAGTTGTGGGCGTAGAGGATACGTACCTGATCACCGAAACAGGCTTTGAAAAGCTGACGGTTACACGCCCGGGATTGATTGTATTATAA